tgtcacactaactgtcacaccccctgttacactacatgtcacactctTTATCACAATGTTTTctgtgactatgttgtgacaagaagaagaagaagaagaagaatgactatAAATAATGAACTTTTGTCTACTGTTATGCATGTGAACTTGTAGCTGTGTCAGATAATGTGACATGTATTGTTACGAGTAATGTGATGAGTAAACTGATAGTCACTCTACCAGCCACACTATTGTCACACCACCAGTCACACTAACATTGTCAAGTGACAGATAGTGTGACGGGTAGTGTGATGGGTGATAAGACGAGTAGTTTCTTGCAACTAATCTTAACTCCAACCAAGTCGTCGAACACGCAGAAAATTTACATAAGGGGGAAATTAGAAGCTTCCAATAGAAAGAAGATAGTTATACAAATGAACACAAAGCTAGTTAATTATGCCTTAATTATCAAACCCACAGTAGTAGTTATTCCACAATCAAATCCATGACTCTCTCCCTTACACTCATCTACTCTTTTCTCTTATTCATATCTTTCTCTCCCGAAACTTCTTATTCTCCAAAGGCCCAAACTACCACCATCAAATCCTtgactctatatatataaatcaaacCAATCAAATTGTGTAGTTACCAGGTTGCGGCATAATCGATCTTGACGTTAAGGAATTAAAAGAATAAAGAAAAGCCAGAACTGCATCTAATCGAATAAGAAGACTCAGTAAGCAGGTCTCCCTCCGACGACAATagagtctctctctctctctctctctctctctctctctctctctctctctctctctctctctctctaaaaagGAACTGCAATGGTGCGACGACGGAAAGATTTTGAGGCTTCGAcggcgaagaagaagaagagaaccgACTTGGCAACGCAAATCTGGTTTTTAAGGACTAGTGGCACTTGTGTAATTATTGTGACTTGTATGGGCAACGCTTTAAGAGTTTTAAGAacatgacttttttctaatttttaaaacttaagtgattgttttctTATTTCATGTGTTAAAATAGACTTTTTTATGAGAACccttattatatataattttgcatCAACTGATCAAAATGTATGATTTAAGGTCCATTATATGAAAAGGTTTCATAGCCTTCTTGTATAAAATCAACAATTTTAGCTTTGTTGAtttagaagaaaaacaaaacataagatGCCAAACAAGCCTTTCGAAAAACTTGATAAAATGCATTACTGTTTCTACAAGCTGATGAACTCTATTATCATCAAATCAGTGCCCGACTCAAATTTTACTCCAACTTCACCCTACTCATATTTCACACTCCGACTTCACTATCCTCAGTTGGAAGGAAGAGATCGTACTATACATAGAATTACCGACAAGAAGTATCCTAGTAGCCAATTATGTACGTATCTTTCTCTATGTCGAACTTCCCTCTCACTCCTTGTCCCTCTTTATTGATCAACTCTTTGATTTCCATAAATTCAATGGCGAGCTGTTGGACTTCTTAGACCACTCAACTTCTCTAGCTTCTCTAAATATGAAAATCTCTTGGTGCTTACAGCAGGTGGTGGTTTGCTCATCATCTTATCACCGTCTTCTTTATAGCTATAGCTTTCCTTGTTATTCTCGTCTACATCTTGATTCCATCCCATGAACTCAAACAATGTCTTCGAACTCGGTGTCCCTGTACAACTCAACCTGTCAGGATCTTCTGAGGCATATGAATCCACCGAAAGCCTCCTGTTTGATCTCTCCATTCGCGTCTTCTTATCAGCATATAGGACATCATCTATCATTGACATGACATTAAAAGCCAAGCTTTCTATTACCCTTGAATAGCTCTCCAGGATAGCATACCCTACATCCTGTGTATTGTGTATGAACATGTATGGTTAATGTGACATAATTATTAACTTGATCTTATGAATATGTAGAAGAGATAAAGAGTGAATAATTTCTTTGTACCTTATTGTATTGGATTTTACTTATGTCAAGTGCAGATTGGGGAATTCCTGGGAACTTTTGTTTGATTATGAGTAAGATGGTCTCTGCCCTCTCTTCAAACCGTTCCCTCTTCTCGAAACTCACCCCAGAACTCCATGAAGACTTTCCATCCTTGTGGTTCATCTTCCTCTTCCAAATCACAATGGAGGCCTCAATCCTGTCTTTGAGGTCTAGCACTTTGTGCTCTGAGGACAAGTCCATGCTCATTAGAAATTCTAGAGGGTCAAACTGGTCCTCAGTTATGCTCTTGTAGATTGTATCACCCAAGCTAGCTCTAccattctataaaaaaaattgtgaaagaCAAATTCAGTTGGTTAGTGAAGATCTAGCTTTATCAATATGCTAATTGAGGTTTAAGATTATATAGTCTCATGCATACCTTGGGAAGAGATTCAATATAGTTTTCAGGTACATCCATTTCTGATAGTACTTGAGCATTGATTGCCATTGCTGCTTTTAGCACTTGGTTGACAGACTCCTTCTGAAACTGCAGCCATTTACGACACTCATCCGATAAACCTTCTGATGGGACTTTGACAGTTGGTAACCACCATTTTTCATCATTTCTCTGTGGTTTGCTCTCTTTCTCATCATCTTGGGCATCTCTTTTCACATACCAGAACTCACTTGggtttgcaaaactctccaggTGGCCCTGTTTATCAACATACAGCAAATCGTCAAAAAAATGATGTTTACAATTTTGACATGAAACGAGGAGCATGATGGATGTGAACTTACAAGAAGCATGGCGTCAAGCTTGCGTAAGGCAGGAATGTCCATGTGCAGATCCTTCCTTTGTTGAGTCACCATTATCTATccgatgaaaaagaagaaggtttagaacaaagaaacaaatagCTAGACTAATGATTTGAATTAGTCTTACAAGCTGATTACTTGAGATTTCCGAATTGAATTTCCGAATTATCAGTTTTCATAGTAGAATtatctactttttttttctttttcctttgggTTTTCTTGGCAAGATTTTGGTCTTGCCCCCCTTGCTTTGTActttattaaataaatatttaaaaaaaattcgagaaaaaaaatgatttgaaACTCTGAATTATGTATGGTTAAATAAGACAGATCTATATGAACCTCCATGTTTGTTCCATTTTGTTGTGAAGGGACAAATTCAACAATGTGATCAGTCACAGACAGAAGCCAGCCAATTTCTTTCACCCATCTCGCTTTCCTATCAGGAGACATGGGCTCTAGCTTCCTTGTTTCTCCAAAAACAGATGCTGCATTGTCATAGACACAAAGATAAGAAACAATTAGAACAGAACTCGGATGTTTCTTAAGTATTTTGAAGTAATGAACAAACTAAAACTAGGATATTAGTCATATTACTCTTGAATGCCGCATATATACCTGCTAGATTTGTTATGGCGTTTGATAAAGCCAAGGCTGAAGAGACACCCTTTCCACCACCTGACATGTCTTCACCCAAAAGCAGCTTCGAAAACCTTTCCTTCATTAATTCCATATCTGAGAGACAAATACAAACAAGTTAGTATCACATAAATGCTTAAAGAGACACCTTCATCTCCATTAACACTATCAGATAGCTATAACTTATCAGGTTGCCTTATTTTTACGACCTGAAGGTCCGTTGCGCTTAGGACTTGCTATCTTTTCGGCTTGGTGCTTGATCTCCAACTGGGGCTCATCTGCAGCAGGACTTAATAATTGTTCATCTTCATTCACATCGTGGTCGAAGATCAAATCCGGTACATGTCTCCCATCTTGGAACTCAAACATCCGTTTCAACTGGAAAGATTTCGTCTTCTGCATTGTTTTTTGGGTAGAAAAAGCTCGGACCATTGTGaatcagaaacaaagaaattaaaGGGGAAATACAAAAGCTAATGAAGCACTTGAATTAAATCCTCTTTCTTGGGAAACAAATTAAACAACGTACAATATCAATATGTAGTTGTGTgggagaaaggaggagaaGAGTCGGGAGAGATAAGAGTAGTTCTTCTCCCAATGGAGAgagcaagagagaaagagatagGAAATGATCGAAATTGTTTTCGTTTGGGGTTAATTTACAGTGTTGGGTGATGAATGAGGAGAGTTTAGCAACAGTGAGATGAGGGCAGTTTTAATTTTCTGTTTGTATAGCTGTGGAACGTGGGGTGCATATGTTTGAGACAAGTAGAAAAAGACGTGAATTCTGAACAACCTAAACTAATTCCGGTAGTGACTTATTTAAGGGGTTTAGTTTCTCGTTTCTTCGAATGAATGGTGGAACTTCTTCTTATGTAAGATTCGGGGTTCACCAAAATGGCAGTCAATTTTCTAATCTCTCAGTCTATCTGTTTCTACTTCTACCGTCAACAGCGGGCAACCGATCGACAGCTCTTTCTCACTATTTTTGACATATAGGGTCGAGCGTGCGACAGTTATAAACTCGTTAATCAACTTGCTAAAGATAGTGTGTTCACTCAGAAGAACGTGTAGACATGTATTGATCAATGGTTGGAGTAATCCTACAATTTGGTATCTTTAACCGCTTGTAGATAGTTTCTAACATAACGCGTAGAATGAAATTAACGATGTAATAGAAGGAGATTATCATAAGATGCAAATAAAACTCTACTTGAAGTATGAAATAAATCATCTAAATCCTCTTAGAAAATGTATTGATAACGTACTCACCTTGAAATTCAAATGCTCAAGAATCCATTATACTTACGATCTCCACCGGTTGGTCGAAGAAGGCTGTAAAACAAATCAATGATCAAAGCTCTCCTTCCTTCTCTCACAAAAAGTACAGTAAATCCGGCTATGTGGTCAGAGCTAAAAACATGAGAACCAAACCCTAACAACCGAGAAAGGCTTCTTCTTAAAACTCGATACGTACACTGGTGTTTTCTCCTTCCTGTCATTTTTACACCTTGCCTCATTGCTAGCTTCTTATTCATTGGCTCATAATTTACATTGCACTGCATAATTGTGGCCATTGTATCCATTTGTAGCCGTAATTATCTCCATTATGCCTTGATTATCTCCATCAACATTTACCACCTCTGTAATTCCATGATTTTTATCTTATCCATCAGCCGTAATCATATCTTCATTTTCATTAACCAGATTGTGTTaccatttcttttaatttcctttttacACACCTCAGCCTTCAAACCAATTATTTTCtcaatccttttttttttaacagctTGCAGATCTGAGACTTTGGGAGAGCGTTGCTGCCCactttctttcattttgtaatttagaGACGAACGTGATGCTCactatcttttttttaaaaaaattggaaaTAAAAGTCAACGTGCCATTGTCCGAAAATAAAAGTCAACCGACCGCCCAGACAGAGGAAAAGATGAACGAAAGCCCAATTCACTCTCCTCAGAACGAAAGGCCCAACAGCAGGCTAAGCTAAACACGTCATGTCCACTGGCCcaacaaaataataaattaatgaaAATGATTATGGACACAACTACAGTCGCTAGTTTACTACACGTCACACAACTCTCAGTCTCTCACAATATAATGTGCAATTAACATATAAAAAACCAAAATTCCAAGGTCACTGATTCATCGTCCGAATgtgttaataatttttttaaatagatCATGCTAGTCTTTATGGCACTTAGATAATTATCTTCGCGTCATATCTCTTGATAACAATATTTCTACGACTAAACGCTCTTCGCAAAACATATGTTAGAATAATGGGAACAATAATATAACTTGATCTTGATTTATCTATTAAGATAACTTTGTTAAAGGGTAGTTTACACCCAAGATTAAGAATTGAAAAATCTGCAGTCACgtaaaaaagtaaatttgTCGTTCAACTTTATCGTGTATACCCCATGTcaatttcacaaaaaaaaatattaagtactatttttcttaataaatttataactatAGTTATCATAAAAAacatttgtaatttatttgtgaggggATTATGGGGCGACAAAATTCTACCCGTGATGCAAGTTTTGTTGTAACTAGAGtataaaatttaaatcatTTCCCTCCATCAATCTTGAGAATCAATAATAGTATGACGAAGTCATTAAAATGCAAAAACCTCATTAATACTGTACTTTTTAAGCTAGTAACCCTATACATATAATACTACCCATTTCAGGATAAATATTCCTTAGCTTCCGAGCCTAGCTACTAGCAGTTAATCAAGTTATCACAAGTTATGTATATGGCTACTGTTAGTTATTTAACTAACGAATCTGAGTGGTGGTTagaattcaaatttcaaaatccTTACATATGGTATATATGCTACTATGGTTTGGACCAAACATTATTTAAGTATCAACCAAAAGAGGAAATGGGATTGGTGAAGATTTTTAACCTCATTTATGACAAGCACCAAGATTATTAATCGTTATACATTGTAACTTACCCCATCAATTACCATGCAAGAGTCCTGTGACTgcattcaaaattttcatttaggTTTGATTTATCTACTTTATTGTACCATATCGCATGGGAATGATAATTTGCCACGCAAATTTCTTTTCCACTACATGAATGATATGTTGTTGAATAGTTGATAATGTAATTGAGATAAGGTTTTATTGAAGTAATATTTCTACTTTGGAGGACTCGAGTTGTGCAACTTTAAACTTCTAATgatcaaataattaaaatgatCGGGTTCTTATGATTCTAAAGGGCTGATTGAATATTCCGGGATACACAATGATAATAGTATTATATCTTAGAATATTTTTCCAATAAAGATCATCTTGTTGAGTATTAATTGAAGACCAAATACTTAATTGTTAATTATGCAtatttttctattatatttttttcatctcaACCGTTTAGATTTTAGGTAAGTAgattatttgtacaaattttCAGTTAATTTGGTAATAGTTAAGGTATCAAAATAGATCAAATTAATGAACAGGCCAAAATTGTCAAACATAAACCATTCAAGTTCATAAtgagtaaatcacatttataAATGTCTTAACGATTTTCAATTTGAacaaaaatttacaaaattgatctatttatatatatctacaaaCTAAACGATCGAGATCTAAATATAAGATCAAAAAGTTGGTGAATTTCTTTAGTCCTCAACAAAATCGTTCTCATTGGAAAAACTCCCTTATATCTTATACTCAGGTTATAAGTCGGTGACAAACATGTTTGAAGGCCCCTATGAGCTGCAGCCCAGACAGCTTACAATAGATATCCATTTGTACACAAGTAGTAATAAAATCATGGTTAGTGTCTCTACAAGTAATTGACAGTCTATCACCATGTACTGGGTTCGAACCGTGACATGGAACATTTTCAACCTCTTACATTTTCTTCCTCCATTTTTCATGAAATATTTAtcattttctagtttttcttgtgatagAACCTCTTTTCTACTAGTAGTATTACTtctccttttattttctttcccaATTTTTTCCTCTAAAATTGGGTATAATAAGGTGATGGCATTGAAATACCATTttaaccaaagaaaaaaaccTCATTCATATTCCATTTTATAACTAACTAGCTCTAGGTTTAGTTCATTTTGTAGAATAACAAGTATACCAATACTGTTAGTTAGATTTCCTTTGACCTTTCCAGTTAAGCAGAGAATTCTAAAATCTCATTCACAGTGGTTCTTCTTATTTATGCTAAGTACTTTTTGACCAGTTGACCTTAAAATAGAATTCAGATGTTCAAATCTGTTTGGCTAGTTTATTAGTGTAGTCAAGAACTCAAGATTAGTGCTTTATTTGTTCATATATGATGAAATACTAGAATCTCAAAGTTTCTCCAATTTATGTAGCAACTAtttgctttctttttctctaaaCTCAGTTGATGGCTCGCTTGGTTTTCAGGTTAATAAACTAAAACTGCATATGTTCTGTTCTGGTTAATTTGGTAAATATCAACACCGGAACCTTCGATCGTTCTATGCCATTTGAGGTCTGCATAAAACTTAAATGAATCAGCATGGTTTCTTTAAGAACTAACAAAAACAAGTGAAGCTTAGAACTGGGTTCGAGTATATACACTCTTGGAAACTCACCTTCTTGAATCTGACCACGGCCACAGAGAGAGTTTTTTCATCCATGAGCATTATCAAAAACAAACTTAGAAACAAAATAGAGGATGATTTTCTTGATGATTGCATGATGCTTCACATTGAAAAAGAAGTTGCTAAAGCGGTTGACAATGATTATGTGATTAATGAGTGAAGATTTGACTAGTTGTAGAGTTAAGTTTAGTAGTTTTTATCGATGGGTTTGAGGGTAAAGCTTGTACATCCACTCTATGTatgtttgttatttttaataaataaataaatttaatacggttaaacaaatttttttgtcTGTTTAAATTAGCCAAATTGACACTTCAATCATACAGCTAATTCACATTCCATTTTATACTTAATTATACTTTTATTAACTTGGTGGCTATAGTGctcaaaaatgaaataaaccaTTCAATTTTATCCTCAATAACGTACAAAGAAATGAAGGCTATGAAGCTAGCATTCAAAAACCTGGAGGTTTAGCATGGACTGGCCAAAACTTGGTAGATGTTCTTATCGTCTATGATTGCTCTTGTTTCTCTTGCTGGGATTTTCTATTTGTTATGATTGTAAACTGGCAAGATTCCTATAAATAAAGTATCCAGGAAATGCCAAAGTGGGATACTTCTGACTGTTCTGAGTTCAGTCGTGTTGTTCATATCGTTTAGGTCTCTTCCATGTAAATGTTCCGACTCGTAGGGTCAGATTCAAGAAGGTGAGTttccaagt
This genomic interval from Argentina anserina chromosome 1, drPotAnse1.1, whole genome shotgun sequence contains the following:
- the LOC126793402 gene encoding rop guanine nucleotide exchange factor 9-like encodes the protein MVRAFSTQKTMQKTKSFQLKRMFEFQDGRHVPDLIFDHDVNEDEQLLSPAADEPQLEIKHQAEKIASPKRNGPSDMELMKERFSKLLLGEDMSGGGKGVSSALALSNAITNLAASVFGETRKLEPMSPDRKARWVKEIGWLLSVTDHIVEFVPSQQNGTNMEIMVTQQRKDLHMDIPALRKLDAMLLGHLESFANPSEFWYVKRDAQDDEKESKPQRNDEKWWLPTVKVPSEGLSDECRKWLQFQKESVNQVLKAAMAINAQVLSEMDVPENYIESLPKNGRASLGDTIYKSITEDQFDPLEFLMSMDLSSEHKVLDLKDRIEASIVIWKRKMNHKDGKSSWSSGVSFEKRERFEERAETILLIIKQKFPGIPQSALDISKIQYNKDVGYAILESYSRVIESLAFNVMSMIDDVLYADKKTRMERSNRRLSVDSYASEDPDRLSCTGTPSSKTLFEFMGWNQDVDENNKESYSYKEDGDKMMSKPPPAVSTKRFSYLEKLEKLSGLRSPTARH